From Burkholderiales bacterium, one genomic window encodes:
- a CDS encoding cbb3-type cytochrome c oxidase subunit 3, whose amino-acid sequence MDYEIARSVSTVVMFVVFVGIALWAYSARQRTRFDEAAQLPLEDELGLRSNAKEQER is encoded by the coding sequence ATGGATTACGAGATCGCACGCAGCGTGTCCACGGTCGTGATGTTCGTGGTTTTCGTGGGCATCGCGCTGTGGGCGTACAGCGCCCGTCAGCGCACGCGTTTCGACGAAGCCGCTCAGCTTCCGCTCGAGGACGAGCTCGGGCTCCGTTCGAACGCGAAGGAGCAGGAGCGATGA
- the ccoN gene encoding cytochrome-c oxidase, cbb3-type subunit I, translating into MQQASTYNYRVVRQFAIATVVWGVVGMAVGVLIAAQLIWPELNLAPWLSYGRLRPLHTNAVIFAFGGCALFATSYHVVQRTSQARLYGEKLAAFTFWGWQAVLVAAVITLPMGYTSSKEYAELEWPIDVLIALVWIAYAVVFFGTIARRTVKHIYVANWFFGAYIITIAVLHIVNSAALPATLTKSYSAYAGVQDAMVQWWYGHNAVGFFLTAGFLGMMYYYIPKQAGRPVYSYRLSVVHFWALIFTYMWAGPHHLHYTALPDWAQSIGMIFSLILLAPSWGGMINGVMTLSGAWHKLRTDPILKFLVVSLSFYGMATFEGPMMSIKTVNALSHYTDWTVGHVHAGALGWVGFITIGSLYYLIPRLYGRAEMYSTKLITVHFWIATLGVVLYIAAMWIAGVMQGLMWRAVNADGTLTYAFAEGVKATYPYYGVRLLGGLMYLGGMVVMAYNVARTVMGHQAVDAPIPGAIAIKVVPVTAAAVPAQA; encoded by the coding sequence ATGCAGCAGGCTTCCACCTACAACTACCGCGTCGTGCGCCAGTTCGCGATCGCCACCGTCGTCTGGGGCGTCGTGGGCATGGCGGTCGGCGTGCTGATCGCCGCCCAGCTCATCTGGCCCGAGCTCAACCTCGCGCCATGGCTTTCGTACGGCCGGCTGCGGCCGCTGCACACCAACGCGGTGATCTTCGCGTTCGGCGGCTGCGCGCTGTTCGCGACGTCGTACCACGTCGTGCAGCGCACCTCGCAGGCGAGGCTGTACGGCGAGAAGCTGGCGGCGTTCACGTTCTGGGGCTGGCAGGCCGTCCTCGTCGCGGCGGTGATCACGCTGCCGATGGGCTACACGAGCTCCAAGGAGTACGCCGAGCTCGAGTGGCCGATCGACGTCCTGATCGCGCTGGTGTGGATTGCGTATGCGGTCGTGTTCTTCGGCACCATCGCCAGGCGCACGGTCAAGCACATCTACGTCGCCAACTGGTTCTTCGGCGCCTACATCATCACCATCGCGGTGCTGCACATCGTCAACAGTGCGGCGCTGCCGGCGACGCTGACGAAATCGTACTCGGCCTATGCGGGCGTGCAGGATGCGATGGTGCAGTGGTGGTACGGCCACAACGCGGTCGGCTTCTTCCTGACCGCGGGCTTTCTCGGGATGATGTACTACTACATCCCCAAGCAGGCGGGGCGGCCGGTCTACTCGTACCGCCTTTCGGTCGTGCACTTCTGGGCCCTGATCTTCACCTACATGTGGGCGGGCCCGCACCACCTGCACTACACCGCGCTGCCGGACTGGGCGCAGTCGATCGGGATGATCTTCTCGCTGATCCTGCTCGCGCCCTCGTGGGGCGGGATGATCAACGGCGTCATGACGCTCTCGGGCGCGTGGCACAAGCTGCGGACCGATCCCATCCTCAAGTTCCTCGTGGTCTCGCTGTCGTTCTACGGCATGGCGACCTTCGAGGGACCGATGATGTCGATCAAGACCGTGAACGCGCTGTCGCACTACACCGACTGGACGGTCGGCCACGTGCACGCCGGCGCGCTCGGCTGGGTCGGCTTCATCACCATCGGCTCGCTGTACTACCTCATCCCGCGGCTGTACGGCCGCGCCGAGATGTACTCGACGAAGCTCATCACCGTGCACTTCTGGATCGCGACCCTCGGCGTCGTGCTCTACATCGCCGCGATGTGGATCGCCGGGGTGATGCAGGGCCTGATGTGGCGCGCGGTCAACGCCGACGGCACCCTCACCTACGCCTTCGCCGAAGGGGTCAAGGCGACCTATCCCTACTACGGCGTGCGCCTGCTGGGCGGGCTGATGTATCTCGGCGGCATGGTCGTCATGGCCTACAACGTCGCGCGCACCGTCATGGGCCACCAGGCGGTGGACGCGCCGATCCCGGGTGCGATCGCTATCAAAGTCGTGCCGGTGACCGCAGCTGCGGTTCCCGCGCAGGCGTAA
- the ccoO gene encoding cytochrome-c oxidase, cbb3-type subunit II yields MSSQVTSRHDVIERNIGLLIVLVILVISVGGLVEIVPLFFQRSTTQPVQGLKPYSPLALSGRDIYIREGCSNCHSQMIRPFRAETERYGHYSVAGEFVYDRPFLWGSKRTGPDLARVGRRYSDEWHRVHLMNPRDVVPESNMPAYAFLDTTPLKADDLPARMRTLRTLGVPYTDAEIAGARDSVKGKTEMEAVIAYLQGLGTVLRNVR; encoded by the coding sequence ATGTCTTCCCAGGTCACATCGCGGCACGACGTCATCGAGCGCAACATCGGCTTGCTGATCGTGCTCGTCATCCTCGTGATCAGCGTCGGCGGTCTCGTCGAGATCGTGCCGCTCTTCTTCCAGCGCTCGACGACTCAGCCGGTACAGGGGCTGAAACCCTACAGCCCGCTCGCGCTCTCCGGACGCGACATCTACATCCGCGAAGGCTGCAGCAACTGCCATTCGCAGATGATCCGGCCGTTCCGCGCCGAGACCGAGCGCTACGGCCACTACTCGGTGGCCGGCGAGTTCGTCTACGACCGGCCGTTCCTGTGGGGCTCCAAGCGCACCGGCCCGGACCTCGCGAGGGTCGGCCGGCGCTATTCCGACGAATGGCACCGCGTGCATCTCATGAACCCGCGCGACGTCGTGCCCGAATCGAACATGCCCGCGTATGCCTTTCTGGACACCACGCCGCTGAAGGCCGATGACCTGCCGGCGCGGATGCGCACGCTGAGGACGCTGGGCGTGCCCTACACCGACGCGGAGATCGCCGGCGCGCGGGACAGCGTCAAGGGCAAGACCGAGATGGAGGCGGTGATCGCCTATCTGCAGGGCCTCGGCACGGTCCTCCGCAACGTGAGGTAA
- a CDS encoding FixH family protein, with protein sequence MTKNVPWYRHHWPWLLMLFPALAVLGGVAMLIVAMGSNDGLVADDYYKRGLAINQTLSRDHAAASGHYRARVMFNPTLDRVRVAVSGDRLPDALTLRLTHPTRAGQDRVAVLTRGAAGLYEAPIEPVGSGRWGVSLEDGAGAWRLSGTWRASDEPVVDLVPNG encoded by the coding sequence GTGACGAAAAACGTTCCGTGGTACCGGCATCACTGGCCCTGGCTCCTCATGCTCTTCCCCGCCCTCGCGGTGCTCGGCGGCGTCGCGATGCTGATCGTCGCCATGGGCTCGAACGACGGGCTCGTCGCGGACGATTACTACAAGCGCGGACTGGCGATCAACCAGACGCTGTCTCGCGACCATGCGGCGGCATCCGGGCACTATCGTGCACGCGTGATGTTCAATCCGACGCTCGACCGCGTGCGCGTCGCGGTCAGCGGCGACCGGCTGCCCGATGCGCTCACGCTGCGCCTGACGCACCCCACGCGCGCGGGCCAGGATCGTGTCGCGGTGCTGACGCGAGGCGCCGCGGGGCTGTACGAGGCGCCGATCGAGCCGGTCGGCTCGGGACGCTGGGGCGTTTCGCTCGAAGACGGCGCGGGCGCGTGGCGCCTTTCCGGCACGTGGCGCGCGTCGGACGAGCCGGTGGTGGATCTGGTTCCGAACGGATGA
- a CDS encoding prepilin-type N-terminal cleavage/methylation domain-containing protein, with amino-acid sequence MAARARGFTLIEIAIVLVIIGLLLGGILKGQELLTAARVRNIIQQQEQYKTAFIGFQDRYRNPPGDYAQATANIKDVAPGPCGTPNPDGNGNGNNRVEATGSENTLAWEHLSKAGFITVVYTCATTVGAGTSPRNRYEQPLEIVFDDQYAGTAPARHNLKTGGRIPSNLLAEVDRKIDDGVATTGEFRAALATGITATECYAAATGAWQADNPGNNCMGASLF; translated from the coding sequence ATGGCCGCAAGAGCTCGTGGTTTCACCCTCATCGAGATCGCGATCGTGCTCGTGATCATCGGGCTGCTGCTCGGGGGCATACTGAAGGGACAGGAGCTGCTGACCGCCGCCCGCGTGCGCAACATCATCCAGCAGCAGGAGCAGTACAAGACGGCGTTCATCGGCTTCCAGGACCGTTACCGCAATCCGCCCGGCGATTACGCGCAGGCGACCGCCAACATCAAGGACGTCGCCCCCGGCCCGTGCGGCACGCCGAACCCCGACGGTAACGGCAACGGCAACAATCGCGTCGAGGCCACGGGTTCGGAGAACACCCTGGCGTGGGAGCACCTGTCCAAGGCGGGCTTCATCACCGTGGTCTACACCTGCGCCACGACTGTCGGGGCCGGCACCTCGCCGCGCAACCGCTACGAGCAGCCGCTCGAGATCGTGTTCGACGACCAGTACGCGGGCACCGCACCGGCCCGGCACAACCTGAAGACCGGCGGGCGCATACCGTCGAACCTGCTCGCCGAAGTCGATCGCAAGATCGACGACGGCGTCGCCACGACCGGAGAGTTCCGCGCCGCGCTCGCGACGGGCATCACCGCCACCGAGTGCTACGCCGCCGCCACCGGTGCATGGCAGGCCGACAATCCCGGCAACAACTGCATGGGCGCCAGCCTGTTCTAA
- the eat gene encoding ethanolamine permease produces the protein MKASTPQALKPEIGVAGLWGLAVGLVISGEYFGWSYGWAAAGTVGFLASTLIVGTLYLAFIFSFTELTTAIPRAGGPFEYARRAFGPFGGLVAGYATLVEFALAPPAIAAALGAYVHFQFDSVPVFAVAVVAYGIFVWLNVIGVKHAVRFELFVTLLAVFELLVFMAVVAPGFSLDSYLTDPMPHGWSGVLAAIPFAIWFFLAIEGVAMAAEEVKKPKTTIPIGYISGIATLLVLAFGVMLFAGGAGDWSQLTAIDNPLPEAMAMVVGRDSGWIHMLVAIGLFGLLASFHGIILACSRQIYALARAGYLPSALEAVHARYATPHLAIVATGVIGIAALATGATSQLITLSALGAIVMYMTSMLALFRLRKTAPDLERPYRCPLFPVAPAVALCLSALSLAVIAYFNPLLTAVFVAGFGAAVLYFRATSERRAGAEPGR, from the coding sequence ATGAAGGCGAGCACACCACAGGCGCTCAAGCCCGAGATCGGCGTCGCGGGCCTGTGGGGGCTCGCCGTCGGACTGGTCATCTCGGGCGAATACTTCGGCTGGAGCTACGGCTGGGCGGCGGCGGGGACGGTCGGCTTCCTCGCCAGCACGCTCATCGTCGGCACGCTCTATCTCGCGTTCATCTTCAGCTTCACCGAGCTCACCACCGCCATACCGCGCGCGGGCGGGCCTTTCGAATACGCCCGCCGAGCGTTCGGCCCGTTCGGCGGACTGGTCGCGGGTTATGCCACGCTCGTCGAGTTCGCCCTCGCGCCGCCCGCCATCGCGGCGGCGCTGGGCGCGTACGTGCATTTCCAGTTCGATTCGGTGCCGGTGTTCGCGGTGGCCGTGGTCGCATACGGGATCTTCGTCTGGCTCAACGTGATCGGCGTGAAGCACGCGGTGCGCTTCGAGCTCTTCGTGACGCTGCTCGCGGTGTTCGAGCTCCTGGTGTTCATGGCCGTCGTGGCGCCGGGCTTTTCGCTCGACAGCTATCTCACCGACCCCATGCCGCACGGATGGAGCGGCGTGCTCGCGGCGATCCCGTTCGCGATCTGGTTCTTCCTCGCGATCGAAGGCGTCGCGATGGCCGCGGAGGAAGTTAAGAAGCCGAAGACGACGATACCGATCGGCTACATCTCGGGCATCGCGACGCTGCTCGTCCTCGCGTTCGGCGTGATGCTGTTCGCGGGCGGCGCGGGGGACTGGAGCCAGCTCACCGCGATCGACAACCCGCTGCCCGAGGCGATGGCGATGGTCGTCGGGCGCGACAGCGGCTGGATCCACATGCTCGTCGCGATCGGGCTGTTCGGCCTGCTCGCGTCGTTTCACGGGATCATCCTTGCGTGCTCGCGCCAGATCTATGCGCTCGCTCGTGCCGGCTACCTGCCCTCGGCGCTGGAAGCGGTGCACGCACGCTACGCCACGCCGCACCTCGCGATCGTCGCGACCGGCGTCATCGGCATCGCGGCGCTGGCGACGGGCGCGACGAGCCAGCTCATCACGCTCTCCGCCCTCGGCGCGATCGTGATGTACATGACGAGCATGCTCGCGCTGTTCCGGCTGCGTAAGACCGCGCCGGATCTCGAACGCCCGTATCGCTGCCCGCTCTTTCCCGTGGCGCCGGCGGTCGCGCTCTGCTTAAGCGCGCTGAGCCTCGCGGTCATCGCGTACTTCAATCCGCTGCTGACGGCGGTGTTCGTCGCGGGCTTCGGCGCCGCCGTGCTGTATTTCCGCGCCACGTCGGAGCGCCGCGCCGGCGCGGAGCCCGGGAGATGA
- a CDS encoding alpha/beta hydrolase codes for MSRTFDSDGVAIHYVEAGAGPPVVLVHSYAGDLRSQWVQTGVLDALARDYRAIAFDHRGHGESGKPHDPGAYGVRMTWDIARLMDHLAIGRAHIVGYSMGAHLVAQLLTLAPRRFLSATLGGGTGRRHWGDAEERQVEIEAGEMERGSLRAQVLRLWPEGKPPPRDEVIARSSALFLRGKDCLALAASRRSNREQVFATEDLSGIDAPVLGIVGSEDPYLASYDELRAVLPRIERVVIEGADHAGAAGRKEFVEALLGFLKKTGV; via the coding sequence ATGAGCCGCACGTTCGATTCGGACGGCGTCGCGATCCATTACGTCGAGGCGGGCGCCGGGCCGCCGGTCGTGCTCGTCCACAGCTACGCGGGCGATCTTCGATCGCAGTGGGTGCAGACCGGTGTGCTCGACGCGCTCGCGCGCGACTATCGTGCGATCGCCTTCGATCATCGCGGGCACGGGGAGAGCGGCAAGCCGCACGATCCCGGCGCATACGGCGTGCGGATGACCTGGGACATCGCGCGGCTCATGGACCACCTCGCCATAGGCCGCGCGCACATCGTCGGCTATTCGATGGGCGCGCACCTCGTGGCGCAGCTTCTCACGCTCGCGCCGCGGCGCTTTCTCTCGGCGACGCTCGGCGGCGGGACGGGACGGCGTCATTGGGGCGACGCGGAAGAGCGCCAGGTCGAGATCGAGGCCGGGGAGATGGAGCGGGGCTCGCTGCGCGCGCAGGTGCTGCGGTTATGGCCCGAGGGCAAGCCGCCGCCGCGCGACGAGGTCATCGCGCGCTCGTCGGCGCTGTTTCTGCGCGGCAAGGACTGCCTGGCGCTCGCGGCGTCGCGCCGCTCGAACCGCGAGCAGGTGTTCGCGACCGAAGACTTGAGCGGTATCGACGCGCCGGTGCTCGGCATCGTGGGCTCGGAGGATCCTTACCTCGCGAGCTACGACGAGCTGCGCGCAGTGCTGCCCCGGATCGAGAGGGTGGTGATCGAAGGCGCGGACCACGCGGGCGCGGCGGGACGAAAGGAGTTCGTCGAGGCGCTATTGGGCTTTTTGAAGAAAACCGGGGTCTGA
- a CDS encoding cupin domain-containing protein — MSVDRGNLFDDAAAPGGGERCDVLLRHRNLVVERIVSSAAMEPKSFVQAQDEWVVLLRGTAVLEVAGERLVLATGDYVFLPAGTAHTVCSASEGALWLAVKSGSESHYA, encoded by the coding sequence GTGAGCGTGGACAGGGGCAATCTCTTCGACGATGCGGCGGCGCCGGGCGGCGGCGAGCGCTGCGACGTGCTGCTCCGGCACCGCAACCTCGTCGTGGAGCGCATCGTGAGCTCGGCCGCGATGGAGCCGAAGTCGTTCGTGCAGGCGCAGGACGAGTGGGTCGTCCTGCTGCGCGGCACCGCGGTGCTCGAAGTCGCCGGCGAGCGCCTCGTTCTTGCGACGGGCGATTACGTGTTCCTGCCTGCCGGCACCGCGCACACCGTGTGCTCCGCGTCCGAAGGCGCGCTGTGGCTCGCGGTGAAATCCGGGTCAGAGTCACATTACGCCTGA
- a CDS encoding DUF2199 domain-containing protein has translation MNRDEPRCAQCGEAHPRDELELAFRRPDVIAVLTETQRFGQRVRETDDLCEYAGEFFVRAVLPLPVEGWDEPYCIGLWVKVDRRTFDRVLELWDDPAQSDEPPFDAVISNEIPTLPQTVGLRVHLQLTAPTSRPYALVPACAHPLHREQSAGITAHRASEYSSLFA, from the coding sequence GTGAATCGCGACGAGCCCAGGTGCGCGCAGTGCGGTGAAGCCCACCCGCGCGACGAGCTCGAGCTCGCCTTCCGCCGCCCCGACGTCATCGCGGTGCTGACCGAGACGCAGCGATTCGGCCAGCGCGTCCGGGAAACCGACGATCTGTGCGAGTACGCGGGCGAGTTCTTCGTTCGCGCGGTGCTGCCGCTGCCGGTCGAAGGCTGGGACGAGCCTTATTGCATCGGCCTGTGGGTGAAGGTCGACAGGAGAACGTTCGATCGCGTCCTCGAGCTGTGGGACGACCCCGCGCAGTCCGACGAGCCGCCGTTCGACGCCGTCATCTCGAACGAGATCCCGACGCTGCCCCAGACCGTCGGTTTGCGCGTGCACCTTCAGCTCACCGCTCCCACGAGCCGGCCTTATGCGCTCGTCCCCGCCTGCGCTCATCCGCTGCACCGCGAGCAGAGCGCGGGCATCACCGCGCACCGCGCGAGCGAATACAGCAGCTTGTTCGCGTGA
- the ccoG gene encoding cytochrome c oxidase accessory protein CcoG, with amino-acid sequence MTNAARKPKLTDVSNEVESALYEVRRKIYPRAVHGWFASWRVALVVATQLVFYGLPWLAWNGRQAVLFDLGARKFYIFGAVFWPQDFIFLTGVLVISALSLFLFTAVAGRLFCGYACPQTVYTEIFLWVERLVEGDHVKRMRLDKGPASAAKIGRKGAKHAIWIALSLWTGFTFVGYFTPIHTLVDEARTLSFGGWEVFWVLFYGFATYGNAGWMREQVCKYMCPYARFQSVMFDKDTLVITYDAKRGEPRGSRARSVDAKAKGLGSCVDCGICVQVCPVGIDIRHGLQYECIGCAACIDGCDQVMDKMGYPKGLIRYSSENAMSGVTREGGWLRRAFRPRVMVYSALLLALTAALGAGLYLRNPLKVDVIRDRAALARETREGLIENVYRLQIMNTDEAPHRYVVSASGLEGLAVVARQPIEVHGASAQSVALALRVDPAVVKKGGYDVVIRVEDAEDGSIGVDEKTRFFVR; translated from the coding sequence ATGACCAACGCAGCCCGCAAACCCAAATTGACCGACGTCTCCAACGAGGTCGAGTCCGCCCTCTACGAGGTCCGCAGGAAAATCTACCCGCGCGCGGTGCACGGGTGGTTCGCGAGCTGGCGCGTGGCGCTGGTCGTCGCAACGCAGCTCGTCTTCTACGGCCTGCCGTGGCTGGCGTGGAACGGGCGGCAGGCGGTGCTGTTCGACCTCGGTGCGCGCAAGTTCTACATCTTCGGCGCGGTGTTCTGGCCGCAGGACTTCATCTTCCTGACCGGCGTGCTCGTCATCTCGGCGCTGTCGCTCTTCCTCTTCACCGCCGTCGCGGGGCGCCTCTTCTGCGGCTACGCGTGTCCGCAGACGGTCTACACCGAGATCTTCCTGTGGGTCGAGCGGCTCGTCGAAGGCGATCACGTGAAGCGCATGCGGCTGGACAAAGGGCCCGCGAGCGCGGCGAAGATCGGCCGCAAGGGCGCCAAGCACGCGATCTGGATCGCGCTGTCGCTGTGGACCGGTTTCACGTTCGTCGGTTACTTCACGCCGATACACACCCTCGTCGACGAAGCGCGGACGCTCTCGTTCGGCGGCTGGGAAGTCTTCTGGGTGCTCTTCTACGGCTTCGCCACCTACGGCAACGCGGGCTGGATGCGCGAGCAGGTGTGCAAGTACATGTGCCCGTACGCGCGCTTCCAGAGCGTCATGTTCGACAAGGACACGCTCGTCATCACCTACGACGCGAAGCGCGGCGAGCCGCGCGGCTCGCGCGCGCGATCGGTCGACGCGAAAGCGAAGGGGCTCGGCAGTTGCGTCGACTGCGGCATCTGCGTGCAGGTATGCCCCGTGGGCATCGACATCCGCCATGGGCTCCAGTACGAGTGCATCGGCTGCGCCGCGTGCATCGACGGTTGCGACCAGGTGATGGACAAGATGGGATACCCCAAAGGCCTCATCCGCTATTCGTCGGAGAACGCGATGAGCGGCGTGACGCGCGAGGGCGGCTGGCTGCGCCGGGCGTTCCGGCCGCGCGTGATGGTGTATTCCGCGCTCCTCCTCGCGCTGACCGCCGCGCTCGGTGCCGGGCTCTATCTGCGCAATCCGCTCAAGGTCGACGTGATCCGCGACCGCGCCGCGCTGGCGCGCGAGACGCGCGAAGGCCTGATCGAGAACGTGTACCGCCTGCAGATCATGAACACCGACGAAGCGCCGCATCGCTACGTCGTGTCGGCCTCCGGCCTCGAAGGGCTTGCCGTCGTCGCCAGGCAGCCCATCGAAGTGCACGGCGCGAGCGCGCAGTCGGTGGCGCTGGCGCTGCGCGTCGATCCGGCGGTGGTGAAGAAGGGCGGGTACGACGTGGTGATACGCGTCGAGGATGCGGAGGATGGCTCGATCGGGGTCGATGAGAAGACGCGGTTTTTTGTGAGATGA
- the ccoP gene encoding cytochrome-c oxidase, cbb3-type subunit III, which produces MSDFISEGWSLYVAIATIASIVACALLLQSQSSRRKGKAQVDTTGHVWDEDLAEWNNPLPRWWMWLFYLTIVFGLAYLVLYPGLGSYQGYLSWTSAGQFRAEQQAAAATYGPATARFVAQDIRTVAANAEAREMGQRLFLNYCSQCHGSDAGGSRGFPSLKDRDWLYGGDPDTIKASITDGRSGTMPPMGGAVGNSEDVRDVAHHVLRLAGRTYDDLRAHRGKQKFESICAACHGADGKGNSQLGAPNLTDDIWLHGGSEASIVETITKGRKGAMPAHRDFLDAGKIHLLTAYVYGLSAPEGAFKAP; this is translated from the coding sequence ATGAGCGACTTCATCAGCGAAGGCTGGAGCCTCTACGTCGCGATCGCGACGATCGCCAGCATCGTCGCGTGCGCGCTGCTGCTGCAGTCCCAGTCGAGCCGGCGCAAGGGGAAGGCGCAGGTCGACACCACCGGCCACGTCTGGGACGAAGACCTCGCGGAGTGGAACAACCCGCTGCCGCGGTGGTGGATGTGGCTGTTCTACCTGACGATCGTCTTCGGTCTCGCGTATCTCGTGCTCTACCCGGGGCTCGGCAGCTACCAGGGCTACCTCTCGTGGACTTCGGCCGGGCAGTTCCGGGCCGAGCAGCAGGCGGCCGCGGCGACCTACGGCCCCGCTACGGCGAGGTTCGTCGCGCAGGATATCCGCACCGTCGCGGCCAACGCCGAAGCGCGCGAGATGGGCCAGCGGCTCTTCCTCAACTACTGCTCGCAGTGCCACGGCTCCGACGCCGGCGGCTCGCGCGGCTTCCCGAGCCTGAAGGACAGGGACTGGCTGTACGGCGGCGATCCCGACACGATCAAGGCGAGCATCACCGACGGCCGCAGCGGCACCATGCCGCCGATGGGCGGAGCGGTCGGCAACTCGGAAGACGTGAGAGACGTCGCGCACCACGTGCTCAGGCTCGCAGGCCGCACGTACGACGACCTGCGCGCGCACCGCGGCAAGCAGAAGTTCGAAAGCATCTGCGCGGCGTGCCACGGCGCCGACGGTAAAGGCAACTCGCAGCTCGGCGCGCCGAACCTCACCGACGACATCTGGCTGCACGGCGGCTCGGAAGCCTCCATCGTCGAGACCATCACCAAGGGACGCAAAGGCGCGATGCCGGCGCATCGGGATTTCCTGGACGCCGGGAAGATTCATCTGCTCACGGCGTACGTGTATGGGCTATCCGCGCCGGAAGGCGCTTTCAAAGCACCATGA
- a CDS encoding sulfite exporter TauE/SafE family protein, protein MNAWLQALALAAFSAGLLGGVHCAAMCGGVMTACAPSPKERARGRWRLVLAYNIGRIASYGVAGALVGALGQGALALRAGPQIQHALLVVAGASMLMLAAYMAGVGGFVRRLESAGGFLWRRLAPHTRWFLPANTVPRALGLGALWGWLPCGMVYGVLLTAVATGSAAEGALVMLAFGAGTLPNLLAISAAAGTLKTATRKPAVRKGVALALAALGVFAIAGVIHPAAFAADGLLCRVLPVAAHP, encoded by the coding sequence ATGAATGCCTGGCTCCAGGCGCTCGCGCTCGCCGCGTTCAGCGCCGGTCTCCTCGGCGGCGTGCATTGCGCGGCGATGTGCGGCGGCGTGATGACCGCGTGCGCGCCCTCGCCGAAAGAGCGCGCGCGCGGGCGCTGGCGGCTGGTGCTCGCGTACAACATCGGCCGCATCGCGAGCTACGGCGTCGCCGGTGCGCTCGTCGGCGCGCTGGGGCAGGGCGCGCTCGCGCTGCGTGCCGGCCCGCAAATTCAGCATGCGTTGCTCGTTGTGGCGGGCGCCTCGATGCTCATGCTCGCCGCCTATATGGCCGGCGTCGGCGGCTTCGTCCGCCGCCTCGAAAGCGCGGGCGGCTTCCTATGGCGCAGGCTTGCGCCGCATACGCGCTGGTTCCTTCCCGCGAACACCGTGCCGCGCGCTCTCGGGCTGGGCGCGCTCTGGGGATGGCTGCCGTGCGGCATGGTCTACGGCGTGCTGCTGACCGCCGTTGCCACCGGCAGCGCGGCCGAAGGCGCGCTGGTGATGCTCGCCTTCGGCGCCGGGACGCTGCCCAACCTGCTCGCGATCTCGGCCGCCGCCGGCACGCTCAAAACGGCGACGCGCAAGCCCGCGGTGAGAAAGGGTGTCGCGCTGGCGCTGGCGGCGCTGGGCGTGTTCGCGATCGCCGGCGTCATCCATCCCGCGGCGTTCGCCGCCGACGGGCTCCTATGCAGGGTGCTGCCGGTCGCGGCGCATCCGTGA
- a CDS encoding GNAT family N-acetyltransferase, which translates to MSGIVVRPVAPGDFEGWKPLWKGYNAFYGREGPTALADDVTHSTWSRFFDAYEPVHGLVAESAGSLVGLVHYIFHRSTLHTAPICYLQDLYTVPDLRGKGVGRALIEAVYDRARAANAGRVYWHTHETNAVAMRLYDKVADRSGFIVYRKPL; encoded by the coding sequence TTGAGCGGAATCGTGGTCAGGCCTGTCGCGCCCGGCGACTTCGAAGGCTGGAAGCCGTTGTGGAAGGGCTACAACGCGTTCTACGGGCGTGAAGGACCGACTGCGCTTGCGGACGACGTGACACATTCGACGTGGTCGCGCTTCTTCGACGCGTACGAGCCCGTGCACGGGCTCGTCGCGGAAAGCGCGGGCAGTCTGGTCGGGCTGGTGCACTACATCTTCCATCGCAGCACGCTCCACACCGCGCCGATCTGCTATCTGCAGGACCTCTACACCGTGCCGGATCTGCGCGGCAAAGGGGTGGGCCGCGCGCTCATCGAGGCCGTTTACGATCGCGCGAGGGCCGCGAACGCGGGCCGCGTCTACTGGCACACGCACGAGACCAACGCGGTCGCGATGCGCTTGTACGACAAGGTGGCGGACCGGTCGGGGTTCATCGTCTACCGCAAGCCGCTGTGA